The following coding sequences are from one Streptomyces sp. NBC_00536 window:
- a CDS encoding SDR family NAD(P)-dependent oxidoreductase — MDHADEFLTSLFTLRGRKAVVTGGSSGIGRSIAEALCRAGADVVVVARRPEALRETVERMPTGGGAASWLSADLGDRAAVHRLADQLEEQHGTTDILVNAAGVNIRPPLDELTEDDWDRTLRTNLDAPFLLGQRLGPKMAANGWGRIVHIASQQAVRAFGNSGAYGVSKAALSALTRSQAEAWSAHGVCVNAIAPGFVHTPLNEAVFRDPERTGAMARRTMTGRNGVLADFTGIAVFLAGDASAYVTGQTLFVDGGFSST, encoded by the coding sequence ATGGACCACGCCGACGAGTTCCTCACCTCCCTGTTCACCCTGCGCGGCCGCAAGGCGGTGGTCACCGGGGGCAGTTCGGGCATCGGCCGGTCGATCGCCGAAGCGCTGTGCCGCGCGGGCGCCGACGTGGTGGTCGTCGCCCGGCGGCCCGAGGCCCTGCGCGAGACGGTCGAGCGGATGCCCACGGGGGGCGGCGCCGCCTCCTGGCTCAGTGCCGACCTGGGTGACCGCGCCGCGGTGCACCGGCTGGCCGACCAGCTGGAGGAGCAGCACGGCACGACGGACATCCTGGTCAATGCGGCCGGGGTGAACATCCGCCCGCCGCTGGACGAGCTGACCGAGGACGACTGGGACCGTACGCTGCGCACCAACCTCGACGCCCCGTTCCTGCTCGGGCAGCGGCTGGGCCCCAAAATGGCGGCGAACGGCTGGGGCCGCATCGTCCACATCGCCTCCCAGCAAGCGGTCCGCGCCTTCGGCAACAGCGGCGCCTACGGGGTCTCCAAGGCGGCCCTGTCCGCGCTGACCCGGTCCCAGGCGGAGGCCTGGTCCGCGCACGGCGTGTGCGTCAACGCCATCGCACCGGGGTTCGTGCACACCCCGCTCAACGAGGCGGTGTTCCGCGATCCGGAGCGCACCGGGGCGATGGCGCGCCGCACGATGACCGGCCGCAACGGGGTGCTGGCGGACTTCACCGGCATCGCCGTCTTCCTGGCCGGGGACGCGTCGGCGTACGTGACGGGCCAGACCCTCTTCGTCGACGGCGGCTTCTCGTCCACCTGA
- a CDS encoding ATP-grasp domain-containing protein has protein sequence MSQNRPVVVLVDAYTSGKYLPPEFTALGADLVHVQSTPEFMPSMPAPDLSVYRAALVHEDLEGTLLRLKEYAPVCVLAGQEPGVLLADQLAEGLGLPANGPALSEARRDKYLMGEALRVAGLHCADQLKSRDTDTLVRWAERTGRFPAVVKPLNSAAGDGVFICADAEEVRTAADGILDTETIYGDTNTEVLVQSYLQGTEYVVDMVSYEGRRHVCGVWEYEKRLLPSGRNIYDRDRLLAADEGPAPELIAYVEEALDALGVRFGPTHAEVILTPQGPALVEVGTRIAGNMHPAFHSAVAGGNQAALTALAYLDPARFLADHAGRRYGKLREAVCHTTSTTQSGTVESIDEGAVAELSALETVDRFDLKIGPGGTVRPTVDLYSSTLRIFMSGASMAEIDRDCRRIDEIKDRIYRFRETSAGAK, from the coding sequence TTGTCCCAGAACCGACCGGTCGTCGTGCTGGTCGACGCGTACACGTCGGGTAAGTACCTGCCCCCGGAGTTCACCGCCCTGGGCGCGGATCTGGTGCACGTCCAGAGCACCCCCGAGTTCATGCCGTCGATGCCCGCCCCCGACCTGAGCGTCTACCGCGCCGCGCTGGTGCACGAGGACCTGGAGGGGACCCTGCTCCGGCTGAAGGAGTACGCGCCGGTGTGCGTGCTCGCCGGGCAGGAGCCGGGCGTGCTCCTCGCCGACCAGCTCGCCGAGGGGCTCGGCCTGCCCGCGAACGGCCCGGCGCTGTCCGAGGCCCGGCGGGACAAGTACCTCATGGGCGAGGCGCTGCGGGTGGCCGGTCTGCACTGCGCCGACCAGCTCAAGAGCCGTGACACGGACACGCTCGTCCGGTGGGCCGAGCGGACCGGCCGCTTCCCGGCGGTCGTCAAGCCGCTCAACTCGGCGGCGGGCGACGGCGTGTTCATCTGCGCCGACGCCGAGGAGGTGCGCACCGCCGCGGACGGGATCCTGGACACGGAGACGATCTACGGCGACACGAACACCGAGGTGCTCGTCCAGTCCTACCTCCAGGGCACCGAGTACGTGGTCGACATGGTGTCCTACGAAGGGCGCCGCCACGTCTGCGGTGTCTGGGAGTACGAAAAGCGGCTGCTGCCCTCGGGCCGCAACATCTACGACCGCGACCGGCTGCTCGCCGCCGACGAGGGTCCGGCGCCGGAGCTGATCGCCTACGTGGAGGAAGCCCTGGACGCCCTGGGCGTCCGCTTCGGGCCGACCCACGCCGAGGTCATCCTCACCCCGCAGGGCCCGGCCCTGGTCGAGGTCGGCACCCGTATCGCGGGCAACATGCACCCCGCGTTCCACAGCGCGGTCGCGGGCGGCAATCAGGCCGCGCTCACCGCGCTCGCCTACCTGGATCCCGCGCGGTTCCTCGCAGACCACGCGGGGCGGCGCTACGGCAAACTCCGCGAGGCCGTCTGCCACACCACCTCGACCACGCAGTCCGGGACCGTCGAGAGCATCGACGAGGGCGCGGTCGCCGAGCTCTCCGCTCTGGAGACCGTGGACCGCTTCGACCTGAAGATCGGGCCGGGCGGCACCGTCCGCCCGACCGTCGACCTGTATTCGAGCACGCTGCGGATCTTCATGTCCGGGGCCTCGATGGCCGAGATCGACCGCGACTGCCGGCGGATCGATGAGATCAAGGACCGGATCTACCGGTTCCGTGAGACAAGTGCGGGTGCCAAGTGA
- a CDS encoding ATP-grasp domain-containing protein, with the protein MSTVVVAVFPHSGVRPADIAGAARACGLSPVFVALTGALDAREHAEYTALGPVVESDEHEPAAAAAALRAHTPSGVTTFSEGLVPFTARLAHALGLPYHDRETVARLTDKYAQRRRLAERGVDAVRSALVTSRAEALDLLGAWPGPVVVKPVRGQSSIDTHLVTGAADFPADLTPTPERPFVVEEFLRGRDEGDFGDYVSVESLVVDGVAHTLGVTGKFPLMPPFREHGGFVPSHLPPAEHEGVARLANDAALALGIRQGLVHTEIKLTPEGPRIIEVNGRLGGFLADMYLRAMGVDLHELGIRAACGLPVELPGSAVGSVEFQYFGLSPLPGGGELSRVEGAEVMLKEPGIVGHWQRLAVGGQLPPAATSFFMDILLGSAPDHAAMLETIDRGLAHLRLTFTESDGRTSVWQARRGAMERIG; encoded by the coding sequence GTGAGTACGGTCGTCGTCGCGGTCTTCCCCCACTCGGGCGTGCGTCCGGCGGACATCGCCGGAGCGGCCCGCGCGTGCGGGCTCTCCCCCGTCTTCGTGGCGCTGACCGGCGCCCTGGACGCGCGGGAGCACGCCGAGTACACGGCGCTCGGCCCGGTCGTCGAGTCCGACGAGCACGAACCGGCCGCCGCCGCGGCGGCGTTGAGGGCCCACACCCCGTCCGGTGTGACGACCTTCAGCGAGGGCCTGGTGCCCTTCACCGCCCGGCTCGCCCACGCGCTGGGACTCCCGTACCACGACCGGGAGACCGTGGCCCGGCTCACCGACAAGTACGCCCAGCGCCGGCGCCTCGCCGAGCGGGGCGTGGACGCCGTCCGGTCGGCCCTGGTGACCAGCCGCGCCGAAGCCCTCGACCTCCTCGGGGCCTGGCCCGGCCCCGTCGTGGTCAAGCCGGTGCGCGGCCAGAGCAGCATCGACACCCACCTGGTGACGGGCGCGGCCGACTTCCCGGCGGACCTGACCCCGACCCCCGAACGCCCCTTCGTGGTCGAGGAGTTCCTGCGCGGCCGGGACGAGGGCGACTTCGGGGACTACGTCTCCGTCGAGTCCCTCGTCGTGGACGGCGTCGCCCACACCCTCGGCGTCACCGGCAAGTTCCCGCTGATGCCGCCGTTCCGCGAGCACGGCGGGTTCGTGCCCTCCCACCTGCCGCCCGCGGAGCACGAGGGCGTCGCCCGGCTCGCCAACGACGCCGCGCTCGCCCTCGGCATCCGCCAGGGCCTGGTCCACACCGAGATCAAGCTGACCCCCGAGGGCCCGCGGATCATCGAGGTCAACGGCAGGCTCGGCGGGTTCCTGGCCGACATGTACCTCCGCGCCATGGGCGTCGACCTGCACGAACTGGGCATCCGGGCCGCCTGCGGCCTCCCCGTGGAGCTGCCCGGGTCCGCCGTGGGCTCGGTGGAGTTCCAGTACTTCGGCCTGTCCCCGCTGCCCGGCGGCGGCGAGCTGAGCCGGGTGGAGGGCGCCGAGGTGATGCTCAAGGAGCCCGGCATCGTCGGGCACTGGCAGCGCCTTGCCGTCGGCGGGCAGCTTCCGCCCGCCGCGACCTCGTTCTTCATGGACATCCTGCTCGGCAGCGCCCCCGACCACGCCGCGATGCTGGAGACGATCGACCGCGGCCTGGCCCATCTGCGGCTGACCTTCACGGAGTCCGACGGCCGCACGAGCGTGTGGCAGGCGCGCCGCGGCGCGATGGAGCGCATCGGCTAG
- a CDS encoding aspartyl/asparaginyl beta-hydroxylase domain-containing protein translates to MKGSPYLSNPRAQALSNWIFLRKAGGPNRRRIIPSHAVFPEVWELERKFPALQAEVDALLAGRSIPTYGTFDPERAAQVSEEWKLYYAYMFGNTNELAKKDLPTLLSFARSTPNVVNAFVSILEPGVTLPSHKDPYAGILRYHLGIRIPTDNPPRIRLADEYHQWKEGEGVVLDVSLEHEVVNDSSEPRVIVIVDFRRPMGPLAGLLNRYCLWQKRKFAPQFVEAAKYDVMH, encoded by the coding sequence TTGAAGGGCTCCCCCTACCTCAGCAACCCGCGCGCACAGGCGCTCAGCAACTGGATCTTCCTGCGCAAGGCGGGCGGCCCGAACCGCCGCCGCATCATTCCCTCGCACGCCGTCTTCCCCGAAGTCTGGGAACTGGAACGGAAGTTCCCGGCCCTCCAGGCCGAGGTGGACGCGCTGCTCGCCGGCCGCAGCATCCCGACGTACGGCACCTTCGACCCGGAGCGCGCGGCGCAGGTGTCCGAGGAGTGGAAGCTCTACTACGCGTACATGTTCGGGAACACCAACGAGCTGGCCAAGAAGGACCTGCCGACCCTGCTGTCCTTCGCCCGGTCCACCCCGAACGTGGTCAACGCCTTCGTCTCCATCCTGGAGCCCGGTGTCACGCTGCCCTCGCACAAGGACCCGTACGCGGGCATCCTGCGCTACCACCTCGGCATCCGGATCCCCACGGACAACCCGCCGCGCATCCGTCTCGCGGACGAGTACCACCAGTGGAAGGAGGGCGAGGGCGTCGTCCTCGACGTCTCCCTGGAGCACGAGGTCGTGAACGACAGCAGCGAGCCGCGCGTGATCGTGATCGTCGACTTCCGCCGCCCCATGGGCCCGCTCGCCGGTCTGCTCAACCGCTACTGCCTGTGGCAGAAGCGCAAGTTCGCGCCGCAGTTCGTCGAGGCCGCCAAGTACGACGTCATGCACTGA
- a CDS encoding GNAT family N-acetyltransferase: MLTTTTTVRLLPGGVRAVERAADLPGEGWDALAGPYDIFLTRRWLDVVEATAGVPMTYLWTERAGRLVAGLATATATTSVPWALGRPDVVLPNSAEAALPGAAELLAALGDDPSRALMPALVAGGRHVGSTRVLRSPDATTEDVEALVAAAEALAREAGLASVCFLYLDEGDADLAGTLDRRGYLSCTTGRYSTLRVPRDGFDGYLASLPRKRRGSVAAERRRMRESQARVGIESLDTADLARCAELESSLLAKYGIDIRPDQVLAQIRQVRDCFGDDAFAVVAHAEGEVRGFGLILRHGDHWYARQTGYDYAYQERSGLPLYFELLYYRLLEEAAAAGVTTLHYGLGSEQAKRSRGCTATEQRCHLLPLAPKDPVT; this comes from the coding sequence GTGCTCACCACCACGACGACCGTACGGCTGCTGCCGGGCGGGGTCCGCGCCGTCGAGCGGGCCGCCGACCTGCCCGGGGAGGGCTGGGACGCGCTGGCGGGACCGTACGACATCTTCCTCACCCGCCGCTGGCTCGATGTCGTCGAGGCGACCGCCGGGGTCCCCATGACCTATCTGTGGACCGAACGCGCGGGCCGGCTCGTCGCGGGCCTGGCCACCGCGACCGCCACCACCTCCGTGCCCTGGGCGCTGGGCCGGCCCGATGTCGTCCTGCCCAACAGCGCGGAGGCCGCACTGCCCGGCGCGGCCGAGCTGCTGGCCGCTCTCGGGGACGATCCGTCGCGGGCGCTGATGCCCGCGCTGGTGGCGGGCGGCCGCCACGTCGGCAGTACGCGCGTCCTGCGCTCCCCCGATGCCACCACCGAGGACGTCGAGGCACTGGTCGCGGCCGCCGAGGCCCTGGCGCGCGAGGCCGGGCTCGCCTCGGTGTGCTTCCTCTACCTCGACGAGGGGGACGCGGACCTCGCGGGCACCCTGGACCGGCGGGGCTACCTCTCCTGCACGACCGGCCGGTACAGCACCCTGCGGGTACCGCGGGACGGATTCGACGGCTACCTCGCCTCCCTGCCCCGCAAGCGCCGGGGTTCCGTCGCGGCCGAGCGCCGCCGGATGCGGGAGTCGCAGGCGCGGGTGGGCATCGAGTCCCTGGACACGGCGGACCTGGCGCGCTGCGCGGAACTGGAGTCCTCGCTGCTCGCCAAGTACGGCATCGACATCCGCCCCGACCAGGTCCTCGCGCAGATCCGCCAGGTCCGCGACTGCTTCGGGGACGACGCGTTCGCCGTCGTGGCGCACGCCGAGGGCGAGGTCCGCGGCTTCGGACTGATCCTGCGTCACGGCGACCACTGGTACGCGCGCCAGACCGGCTACGACTACGCCTACCAGGAACGCTCCGGGCTGCCGCTGTACTTCGAGCTCCTCTACTACCGCCTCCTCGAAGAGGCCGCCGCGGCCGGGGTCACCACCTTGCACTACGGCCTCGGCAGCGAGCAGGCCAAGCGCTCCCGCGGCTGCACGGCCACCGAACAGCGCTGCCACCTGCTCCCGCTGGCACCGAAGGACCCCGTGACATGA
- a CDS encoding MFS transporter produces MTSTAVKDVSGPAPVLPRGPGVVWFGLTELVKALGTGFFYPFSLLFFTELSGESLRSVGLVLTVTALAVLPGLFAVGRLVDRIGPKPVLIAAALLRVACFAGIASFRGLVPLVVCTLLLALGNRAEQAASPLLAIRLAPQGQSGQWLALTRVAFNAGIGAGALLASLFIVDTASGFMVLGIVNAAGFALTALLYLRVPPGRPTEPAPRRGLGGTAATPWRNLPFLRAAGANALLLTAALAVESALPVFVLRELRMPSWTVGVLFAVNTMLLTVLQLPLSRVLERFRPGLVLAVGGMAYVALYASALLAGGVPRGAQVALLVTGMALYTLGELAVSQAAMVLLTSLPPQREQGAHLAFNQLFAGGATALAPLLVATLLAAFPLTLWWVLAAGSVLAALLAVTVPRVRERTDARPPGAGA; encoded by the coding sequence ATGACATCCACCGCTGTGAAGGACGTGAGCGGGCCCGCTCCGGTGCTCCCGCGCGGGCCGGGTGTCGTCTGGTTCGGCCTGACGGAACTCGTCAAGGCCCTGGGCACCGGCTTCTTCTACCCTTTCTCCCTGCTCTTCTTCACCGAGCTGTCGGGAGAGTCGCTGCGCTCCGTCGGCCTGGTCCTGACCGTCACGGCCCTCGCGGTGCTGCCGGGGCTCTTCGCGGTCGGCCGGCTCGTGGACCGGATCGGGCCGAAACCGGTGCTCATCGCGGCGGCGCTGCTCCGCGTCGCCTGCTTCGCGGGCATCGCCTCCTTCCGGGGCCTCGTCCCGCTGGTCGTGTGCACCCTGCTGCTGGCCCTCGGCAACCGGGCCGAGCAGGCCGCGAGCCCCCTGCTCGCGATCCGGCTGGCGCCGCAGGGTCAGAGCGGTCAGTGGCTCGCGCTGACCCGGGTCGCCTTCAACGCGGGGATCGGCGCCGGAGCCCTGCTGGCCAGCCTGTTCATCGTGGACACGGCGTCGGGCTTCATGGTGCTGGGCATCGTCAACGCGGCCGGATTCGCCCTCACGGCCCTGCTGTACCTGCGCGTACCGCCGGGGCGGCCGACCGAACCCGCGCCCCGCCGTGGGCTGGGCGGAACCGCGGCCACGCCCTGGCGCAATCTGCCGTTCCTGCGGGCGGCGGGCGCGAACGCCCTGCTCCTGACGGCCGCGCTGGCGGTCGAGAGCGCCCTGCCCGTCTTCGTCCTGCGCGAGCTGCGGATGCCGTCGTGGACCGTGGGCGTGCTGTTCGCGGTCAACACGATGCTGCTCACAGTGCTCCAGCTGCCCCTGAGCCGGGTGCTGGAACGGTTCCGTCCGGGCCTCGTCCTCGCGGTCGGCGGGATGGCGTACGTCGCGCTGTACGCGTCCGCGCTGCTGGCCGGGGGCGTGCCGCGCGGGGCACAGGTCGCCCTGCTGGTCACCGGCATGGCCCTGTACACGCTCGGGGAACTGGCCGTCTCACAGGCCGCCATGGTGCTGCTGACGAGCCTGCCGCCGCAGCGGGAGCAGGGCGCCCACCTGGCGTTCAACCAGCTGTTCGCGGGCGGCGCCACCGCCCTCGCCCCACTGCTCGTGGCCACCTTGCTGGCCGCCTTCCCGCTGACGCTGTGGTGGGTGCTGGCGGCCGGGAGCGTGCTGGCCGCGCTGCTGGCGGTCACGGTCCCCCGCGTGCGCGAGCGGACCGATGCCCGTCCCCCCGGAGCCGGTGCGTGA
- a CDS encoding DUF3311 domain-containing protein → MAAHPGSPETKPPAVTPVRVIIGLCLFAPFAAMFWVGSYAKTEPMLGGIPFFYWYQMTWVLISSALTVIAYKLWQRDQRSRRSRAQAHRAGSGG, encoded by the coding sequence ATGGCAGCACACCCAGGGTCACCTGAGACGAAGCCACCGGCAGTGACGCCGGTCCGCGTGATCATCGGCTTGTGCCTGTTCGCACCCTTCGCGGCGATGTTCTGGGTGGGCTCGTACGCGAAGACCGAGCCGATGCTCGGCGGGATCCCGTTCTTCTACTGGTACCAGATGACGTGGGTCCTGATATCAAGCGCGCTGACGGTGATCGCCTACAAGCTGTGGCAGCGCGACCAGCGGTCCCGCCGGAGCAGGGCCCAGGCCCACCGGGCGGGTTCCGGGGGATGA
- a CDS encoding FadR/GntR family transcriptional regulator — MSLTMPRRSALVDQVIAQLRNQITSGEWPVGSRIPTEPELVELLGVARNTVREAVRALAHNGLLNIRQGSGTYVIATSELASVMHRRFAGSDPRHVAELRSTLESSAARLAAERRTDRDLVQLDTLLVRREQSWASGDAGRFVAADISLHMAIVAASHNDVLIALYADLGDLVADWVRAELGTGPRAAIYMDHARLTDAIRRGDGQTAAAEAAGHSFACLGAHHVAAKDGR, encoded by the coding sequence ATGTCCCTGACCATGCCACGACGTTCCGCACTAGTCGACCAGGTGATCGCCCAGCTCAGGAACCAGATCACCTCGGGCGAGTGGCCGGTCGGGTCCCGCATCCCCACCGAGCCGGAGCTCGTGGAACTGCTCGGCGTCGCCCGCAACACGGTCCGTGAAGCCGTCCGGGCCCTCGCGCACAACGGTCTGCTCAACATCCGCCAGGGCTCCGGCACTTACGTCATCGCCACCAGCGAACTGGCCAGCGTGATGCACCGCCGGTTCGCGGGATCAGACCCGCGCCACGTCGCCGAGCTGCGCTCGACCCTGGAGTCCTCCGCGGCCCGGCTGGCCGCGGAGCGCCGTACCGACCGGGACCTGGTCCAGCTGGACACGCTGCTGGTGCGCCGGGAGCAGAGCTGGGCGAGCGGGGACGCGGGCCGGTTCGTGGCCGCCGACATCAGCCTGCACATGGCGATCGTCGCGGCCTCGCACAACGACGTGCTCATCGCCCTGTACGCCGACCTCGGCGACCTGGTGGCGGACTGGGTACGGGCCGAGCTGGGCACCGGCCCGCGCGCGGCCATCTACATGGACCACGCACGGCTGACCGACGCGATCCGCCGCGGCGACGGCCAGACGGCCGCCGCCGAGGCGGCCGGCCACTCCTTCGCGTGCCTCGGCGCCCACCACGTGGCGGCGAAGGACGGCAGGTGA
- a CDS encoding ParB N-terminal domain-containing protein, with amino-acid sequence MTQNTDSDYLLKLRDELLHAPVENIALTEIRIEDSPRIQGEDPDHIRTLAEAESELPPILVHGPTMRVIDGAHRLRAAALRGHTHIRARLFDGSEADGRLLAVATNVTHGLPLSLEDRCAAAERILLAHGNWSDRAVAAVAGVSGKKVADIRRRARPDGEANGRTGRDGRARPVDGDRRRVLAAEMLRRNPEASLRQIARQSGISPATVANVRDRLARGARPVPGRRPLAAASGTTAGVPPQAQGKSAAELEALVTAMRRDPSIRQSERGRAVLRMLDTWAAFARDRDAIAASLPPHCRGAMAELFQAYTHTWQVFADELQHAAAPARAATAAR; translated from the coding sequence GTGACGCAGAACACCGATTCCGACTATCTACTGAAGCTCAGGGACGAACTGCTCCACGCACCTGTGGAAAACATCGCCCTCACGGAAATCCGCATTGAGGACTCCCCCCGTATCCAGGGGGAAGACCCGGACCACATCCGGACTCTGGCGGAAGCGGAATCGGAACTCCCGCCCATCCTCGTCCACGGTCCCACGATGCGGGTCATCGACGGAGCGCACCGCCTGCGGGCGGCCGCCCTGCGCGGACACACCCACATCCGGGCCCGGCTGTTCGACGGATCCGAAGCGGACGGCCGACTGCTGGCCGTGGCCACCAACGTGACCCACGGCCTCCCGCTCTCGCTCGAAGACCGCTGCGCGGCCGCCGAGCGGATCCTCCTCGCCCACGGCAACTGGTCCGACCGGGCGGTCGCCGCGGTCGCGGGCGTCTCGGGCAAGAAGGTCGCCGACATCCGGCGCCGCGCCCGTCCCGACGGGGAGGCGAACGGGAGAACCGGGCGCGACGGCCGCGCCCGGCCCGTCGACGGCGACCGCAGACGGGTCCTGGCCGCCGAGATGCTGCGCCGGAACCCCGAGGCCTCGCTGCGCCAGATCGCCCGGCAATCCGGGATCTCACCGGCCACCGTGGCCAACGTCCGCGACCGCCTGGCCCGCGGAGCACGGCCCGTACCGGGCCGCCGCCCCCTGGCCGCGGCGAGCGGTACGACGGCCGGCGTTCCCCCACAGGCGCAGGGGAAATCGGCGGCCGAGCTGGAGGCCCTCGTCACCGCCATGCGCCGTGACCCCTCCATCCGGCAGAGCGAACGCGGCCGTGCCGTGCTCCGCATGCTCGACACCTGGGCCGCCTTCGCCCGGGACCGGGACGCCATCGCCGCCAGCCTTCCGCCCCACTGCCGCGGAGCCATGGCCGAACTCTTCCAGGCCTACACCCACACCTGGCAGGTCTTCGCGGACGAGCTGCAGCACGCCGCCGCCCCGGCCCGCGCCGCCACCGCCGCGCGCTGA